The Calliphora vicina chromosome 3, idCalVici1.1, whole genome shotgun sequence genome contains a region encoding:
- the Rsf1 gene encoding RNA-binding protein Rsf1, with protein sequence MGDQRGTRVYVGNLTDKIKKDDLEGEFTKYGKLNSVWIAFNPPGFAFVEFEHRDDAQKACDVLNGTELLGSQLRVEISKGRPRQGGRRQGGGGGRGGGGGDRRRDGGSFGGRRNGGSGGGGGGFRPRNSSGGRYPDRGYGGSGGGGRSGGGGYGRDGYGSSSGGRSGGGGYGRDGGSSGGFSRRDSYGRDGGSSGGRSFGGQGGGGGRFRSRSPMGRF encoded by the coding sequence atgggtGATCAACGAGGAACGCGTGTGTATGTTGGAAATTTAACTGATAAAATCAAGAAAGACGATTTAGAAGGAGAGTTCACGAAATATGGTAAATTAAATTCAGTATGGATTGCATTTAATCCACCAGGTTTTGCATTCGTCGAATTTGAACATCGTGACGATGCCCAAAAGGCATGTGATGTTTTAAACGGCACCGAATTGTTGGGCTCCCAATTGAGAGTGGAAATCAGCAAGGGACGCCCACGTCAAGGTGGTCGTCGCCAAGGAGGTGGTGGTGGTAGAGGAGGCGGCGGCGGTGACAGACGCCGTGATGGCGGTAGCTTCGGCGGACGTCGTAATGGTGGAAGTGGTGGTGGCGGCGGAGGTTTCCGTCCACGCAACTCAAGTGGCGGCCGCTATCCCGACCGTGGTTATGGCGGTTCGGGTGGGGGTGGCCGTTCCGGCGGCGGCGGTTATGGACGCGATGGCTACGGTAGCTCTAGTGGTGGCCGTTCTGGAGGCGGTGGCTATGGACGTGATGGCGGCAGTTCGGGTGGCTTCAGTCGTCGTGATTCCTACGGTCGTGATGGAGGCAGTAGTGGTGGCCGTTCTTTCGGCGGTCAAGGTGGCGGCGGTGGTCGTTTTAGATCACGCTCTCCCATGGgacgtttttaa